A stretch of Bombina bombina isolate aBomBom1 chromosome 2, aBomBom1.pri, whole genome shotgun sequence DNA encodes these proteins:
- the FST gene encoding follistatin isoform X2: MLNQRIQPGMVFLLTISLCHLMEDRTVDAGNCWLQQSRNGRCQVLYRTELTKEECCKTGRLGTSWTEEDVPNSTLFKWMIFNGGAPHCIPCKETCENVDCGPGKKCKMNKKNKPRCVCAPDCSNITWKGPVCGLDGKTYKDECALLKAKCKGIPELDVQYQGKCKKTCRDVLCPGSSTCVVDQTNNAYCVTCNRICPEPTSPEQYLCGNDGITYASACHLRKATCLLGRSIGLAYEGKCITKSCEDIQCSSGKKCLWDARVGRGRCALCDEQCADSKSDEAVCASDNTTYPSECAMKQAACSLGVLLEVKHSGSCNSINEDTEEEEEEEDPDYSFPISPVHW; this comes from the exons ATGTTAAATCAGAGAATTCAGCCGGGCATGGTTTTTCTTCTGACCATATCTCTTTGCCACTTAATGGAAGACCGCACAGTAGACG CTGGGAATTGTTGGCTCCAGCAGTCGAGGAACGGACGATGCCAGGTCCTCTATAGGACAGAACTGACTAAAGAGGAATGCTGCAAGACTGGCAGGTTGGGGACCTCCTGGACAGAGGAAGATGTACCCAACAGCACCCTCTTCAAATGGATGATATTTAACGGTGGGGCCCCCCACTGCATACCCTGCAAAG AAACCTGTGAGAACGTTGACTGTGGACCAGGGAAGAAATGTAAAATGAACAAGAAGAACAAACCTAGATGTGTATGTGCTCCGGATTGCTCCAATATCACTTGGAAAGGTCCCGTGTGCGGACTGGATGGAAAAACTTACAAAGATGAATGTGCTCTTCTTAAAGCCAAATGCAAAGGAATCCCGGAGCTGGATGTGCAGTACCAAGGCAAATGTAAAA AGACCTGTAGGGATGTGTTATGTCCAGGCAGCTCTACTTGTGTGGTGGATCAGACCAATAATGCCTACTGTGTGACATGTAATCGGATTTGCCCGGAGCCCACCTCCCCTGAACAGTATCTCTGTGGGAATGATGGAATAACCTACGCCAGTGCTTGTCACCTGAGGAAGGCTACCTGCCTGCTGGGCAGATCCATTGGATTAGCCTACGAGGGGAAATGCATCA CCAAATCATGTGAAGACATTCAGTGCAGCTCTGGGAAAAAGTGCCTGTGGGATGCCAGGGTGGGCAGAGGTCGCTGCGCCCTCTGTGACGAGCAGTGTGCTGACAGCAAGTCTGATGAAGCAGTGTGTGCCAGTGACAACACCACCTACCCCAGCGAGTGTGCCATGAAACAGGCAGCCTGCTCACTTGGGGTTCTATTGGAAGTCAAACACAGCGGATCTTGCAACT CCATTAATGAAGATActgaggaagaagaagaggaagaggaccCGGACTACAGCTTTCCTATATCTCCAGTTCACTGGTAA
- the FST gene encoding follistatin isoform X1, whose protein sequence is MLNQRIQPGMVFLLTISLCHLMEDRTVDAGNCWLQQSRNGRCQVLYRTELTKEECCKTGRLGTSWTEEDVPNSTLFKWMIFNGGAPHCIPCKETCENVDCGPGKKCKMNKKNKPRCVCAPDCSNITWKGPVCGLDGKTYKDECALLKAKCKGIPELDVQYQGKCKKTCRDVLCPGSSTCVVDQTNNAYCVTCNRICPEPTSPEQYLCGNDGITYASACHLRKATCLLGRSIGLAYEGKCIKAKSCEDIQCSSGKKCLWDARVGRGRCALCDEQCADSKSDEAVCASDNTTYPSECAMKQAACSLGVLLEVKHSGSCNSINEDTEEEEEEEDPDYSFPISPVHW, encoded by the exons ATGTTAAATCAGAGAATTCAGCCGGGCATGGTTTTTCTTCTGACCATATCTCTTTGCCACTTAATGGAAGACCGCACAGTAGACG CTGGGAATTGTTGGCTCCAGCAGTCGAGGAACGGACGATGCCAGGTCCTCTATAGGACAGAACTGACTAAAGAGGAATGCTGCAAGACTGGCAGGTTGGGGACCTCCTGGACAGAGGAAGATGTACCCAACAGCACCCTCTTCAAATGGATGATATTTAACGGTGGGGCCCCCCACTGCATACCCTGCAAAG AAACCTGTGAGAACGTTGACTGTGGACCAGGGAAGAAATGTAAAATGAACAAGAAGAACAAACCTAGATGTGTATGTGCTCCGGATTGCTCCAATATCACTTGGAAAGGTCCCGTGTGCGGACTGGATGGAAAAACTTACAAAGATGAATGTGCTCTTCTTAAAGCCAAATGCAAAGGAATCCCGGAGCTGGATGTGCAGTACCAAGGCAAATGTAAAA AGACCTGTAGGGATGTGTTATGTCCAGGCAGCTCTACTTGTGTGGTGGATCAGACCAATAATGCCTACTGTGTGACATGTAATCGGATTTGCCCGGAGCCCACCTCCCCTGAACAGTATCTCTGTGGGAATGATGGAATAACCTACGCCAGTGCTTGTCACCTGAGGAAGGCTACCTGCCTGCTGGGCAGATCCATTGGATTAGCCTACGAGGGGAAATGCATCA AAGCCAAATCATGTGAAGACATTCAGTGCAGCTCTGGGAAAAAGTGCCTGTGGGATGCCAGGGTGGGCAGAGGTCGCTGCGCCCTCTGTGACGAGCAGTGTGCTGACAGCAAGTCTGATGAAGCAGTGTGTGCCAGTGACAACACCACCTACCCCAGCGAGTGTGCCATGAAACAGGCAGCCTGCTCACTTGGGGTTCTATTGGAAGTCAAACACAGCGGATCTTGCAACT CCATTAATGAAGATActgaggaagaagaagaggaagaggaccCGGACTACAGCTTTCCTATATCTCCAGTTCACTGGTAA